The Erigeron canadensis isolate Cc75 chromosome 1, C_canadensis_v1, whole genome shotgun sequence genome segment aaatgtgACTATCAGGAAAAAGAAATCAACAATTGAACAGACCGAGCTTTCATACCATGCCCACAATAAACTGGGTGTCGGTTTCACCCCAAACTTCCAAATTTCAGCGCAAATGGTTGGCTTGCCCAACATGTACACGCCTCGTTGGTGGCTGTTTAAGCAGTGGCGGATCTAGTAATTTTAAAAGATATGGTCAACATTTTCTTTTACGAGATTATAGGTATCCAGACtaggttttcttttgtttttttagctCGCGTAAGTTACATTTTGGTTAAAATCcaatgttaaaatatatattttttttcaattgggAAGGTGGGCCTATTCCCTTTATGGATCCGCCTGTGTCTAAGGCATGGGTCAGTGCAAGTGAATTCTCAATTTGTTGAGGCTGACAACAAGTTGGTTACCAATTTTGTAAGAACCTCTAGAAGAAGTACTAGTGATGTTGATCAATTGTGTGTTCTAGACCATGAGTCCATGAAATTCCACTAAATACTTCACTTGTGGAGCCAAGCTCAAGATTATTGATAAGAGATGATATCTCAATGATATGTACTCTAGCTAGCCGTTGGATTTTAACGCGTATGCCCGTATGCCTTTATCCATTTGATGAGGTTATTGCAAATAAGCAAATACAAATAACATACAAGACATTCAGCTGTTTGagtacttaattttttttttctttctatgtaGCAAATTTCAATTCAACAATTGCTAATTAAATATCCATACTCATACATGTTTGAACTTGAGACTTCTTAAAGAGACAAAATCTAGCTCCCTTCTTCTCTTAAAAGTCCCATAAGACTTAGAACTGATTAGTTGAGTGATTATCATTCATCAAATGGTCAATAAGAAGTCCAATAGAAGCATTAGAAGATCCACCTTCTAAGACCGCAAGTCTACTCTTGTTTTTCATATCTTTCACCTTGTTTCTTATCTCATCATCACTCATTAACTTCCTAATCCCACTCTCAATCTCCTCCGCGGTCACCATCATCTCGCTGCCACCGGGTTTCATACTCATCCGGTAGTCGATCCTTATCTCCACCGCCATTCCTTTCTCCACCACAAGTTGAAAAGCATTGAGCTGTTGTTCGGCATATAGTGGCCAAGCAGCTATCGGAACCCCACACCATATACTTTCCAGTGTTGAGTTCCATCCACAATGTGACACGAAACCTCCTACTGACGGGTGGGATAATACCACCATTTGTGGGGCCCACCCTATCACCTTCCCTACACTTGATGTCCGTTCAAGAAACCCCTTTGGCAACACCTCATTCGGATTTTCGTATTCTTCTGGTAACTCCATCTTCTCTTTCGATGGTGGACGTCGTAATGCCCATAGAAATCGTTGTCCACTTCGTTCAAGGGCAACCGCAATCTCCTTAACTTGTTTCTCATTAAAACTTCCCATGCTTCCGAAACAAAGGAACACAACCGAACTCTCGGGTTGGTTGTCTAGCCACGTCATTATTTCTTCGGTCTTACCATTCGTGTTCGTTTTTTTAAGGTTCAGTATTGGCCCAACTGGAAATACTGGTGGAAGATTGACGTTGCTACTCACAAGATACTCAATCCCATGGCTTTCGAGCTCTTGAAACGTGTTTATTATTATACCCTTCGACGCACGAAAGCTCTTTGCAAGGTCAAGAAACATTTTGGCCCCATCTTTTTCCATCATTATTTCTGGTAAGAGCTTTGGTGGCACTGGATTGAAATAACTCGGAATTGACAAATCTGATTCTGAGTTTTTCAATTCAGTGATATCATAGGCATCCTGGTCACGCTTGGCCTCAAAGTAAAACATGAGGCCAAGCGTGCTTGCACCAGAAGTAAAGTAGATATAACTTGGAACCCCAAACTCATTCCCTACATCAGTCATGCTCACACAAAACATGTCGAGAACGATGCCAACTAGTCGAACCGTCCCAGAATCAATGATGCCACGAGCGATGTCACGAACATGAACCTTGTTGTGTTCAATGAAGTCGGCAAGGAAGGTCTTGGGGTTGATGAGAGCCTTAGTAGACTCGTCACAAGGGATGTCAACGATGCGTAGACGGGAAGTGGAtttttgggtttcggttttgtTGTTTGGTCCAAGATCGAGTTgcatgatgatgatggtgatagAAAGGCGTTGATCACGGTCTAGAAGAAGGTTTGCGAGCTCTAGCGTTGGCGGAAGGTGGCCGGCACCGGGAGAAGGGATGAAAATCAGTTCGGAGGTGCTCATGTTTAGTTAATTTTCGAACGTAcgttttttaaaagaaaagtgaGTGTGGATTATTGATGGTGTATTTCACTATTTAGTGTGTTTTATATGTAAGTTAAGGATAACGTGCACATGGCCAAAAATAAGAAATCGTGCACATATATGGACAAGAATAAAGAAATCGGGCCAAAATAATTACGTCATGGCTTTACTCACTCGTTTTGACTTAATTAATTAGACTTCTTGTATTAATTATGCGTAGAAGAGAAAGCAAATTTGAGTTATAACCGATTAAATATAACCGAACATATATGGAATATGTATGGAATACATACATACGTCGATATTCGTATAACTCTGACAAATATGGCTGGAAATCATGGATGCGCATACATCGACAATTTTATGATCTACAAATGGAACCTGAAATCGAAATGAACTACTAAGTAGTATATATTTCTAGGTTAgaatcctctaaagttattcCGATAAAGTTGAATGATTGGATTAAatctaatggtcaagattaaaacattaattttttATCTTGAACATtggatttaatccaatggttgaAGTTActccaactttacctataaagttggaGTAACTTTAGATAATCTCAATCTATATTTCTAAGTTTAAGTTAAATTTAATAAGTTAATTGGAGAAAAACTTTGTAGCTAGATAGAAAAGTTCAATAACATAGAAAAGTTTAACTTTAGAGATTTTTTTTGAAACGAACAATATCGAATAATTGGATCATGGTAAATCTAAGTTTTCGAAcaattttctttcattaataTTGAGATATATGTTTGATCATCATGTGTAAAAAATTTATGGTTTCGCTTAAAATCGGTAGTTAATTTTTCCCTTTGGATACTACTTTTAATTGGCACACAGTTTATAAAGAAATTACACACGGAATGTGCCTCAACTATACTAATTAAACGTACGAatctaatattaaaaaatctttctaataGGGTAACATTATGCGCAATATTTGTTGTATTAACATTCCCATTGATTGAGGAATTATAGAGGTCTTTGAACGCTTTAAATGGATCTGAATTTTAGTGAACATAAGAATATAGTGAATATGTCAGTGCCTCAGTGGTACTAATAACCAGATAACGTTATGgtgtttttttactttgtagcatgatatactcgtatattttcCATAAAATATGATAGACCAACGTTCGTGGTGTTATAGTACTTTTTTTCGAAATAATACACATGGATGCTATAGGTGCATGAGTTTTCCACGCTATTTCCACTTCCATGCTATAGTGCATCAGTGCGAGTTAATTTGTAGTatgatatactcgtatattctccattactcgtataatttatGTCCTTTTCCCAAAAGGTATTATTTTGGCCTCTCCATATAGTTTTGTCGTGGGGAGGAAGAGATCGACATATCTTCTAAAGACACCATAGGCACATTTGTGTTTTGGGTCTTTCTTCATTagtatgaaaaaaaaaggttgggtGGTGACATTGGGTTTTCAActaatagaaaaaaatattttttaattaataataaaatatttaaaaaaatttggagGAAGAGGTATATATCATTGGTAAGATATCTCCCATTGAGTGTTTTTACATATTCTTTCATATCCTTGTTTGGCAGGCTTATGTGCTAGACGAAGTGGCCGATCGGTAGAGACCTGATTTTTAAGgggtttgatttttttatttctaatgttatatatatttaaagttatgTATTCGTATATGTAATTACCAAAGTccattataaattttaacaataaTCTACagtaaaaatctaaaattaaagcatataatttaagagaaatgatattcgtaccacacaTTTTACTAAATCTACTACACAGGACAATCAACTAAATACAATGTACAAGTTTTCAAAGCAAGTGTGTGGTAGATTTATTAAAACTTGTGATACGATTATCACTTCCCATAAATTAACCCGCATATAAAAGCTACTTACATAATTTTGTGTATAGAAAAAAGGTTATCCGGTACATTATCTCAGAACTTGGCAGTCAAGCCACCGTGACATTGTCACTTCATTGTctactttccttttttttttgacaacGTAAGTAGTCATTGTTGAGTTGTCTCACTAATTACCCGAACCCGAGCAAATGGGTCAGGGTGTTGTGTATATCTCGAGCCCATGAGATATAATAAACTTAACTAGAGAATAAACAAAAGAgttatttttgttaatgtttCCTAGTTAGATAAGTATGAAAAGTTATTTAATTAGGAAATTAGTATCCTATTCTAATTTATGTTTACTTGTTGATCAAGTCGTGATCACTCTATATAATCAACCCATCAGGGATCGTTGTGATTATGAGGGTTATTCAGTTTCGAGTTTATTTTCTGAATAATATTGGAGAGCTTATTCCAATAattgtgtgtttgtttttcGTTCTAAATTAGTTCGGGACTtgaattggtatcagagcagttGAAGCTCCATTAAAATCAATTTATTCTTATTCAGAATTGTTGAATTAAGAACTATTCACACCATTCACGTACAGCCGAAAAGACAAGCAAGGATCAATGACAGGAGGTGCTTCAGGTAGCGGATCTGGAGTTATTCAAGCAAAAGATCCAAACACCACGAGCTTGAAGTGCCCAATGTTAACCGAAACTAATTACAACATCTGGGCAATCAGGATTAAGGCAGTGTTTAAAGTTCATAGGATTGTTCAAGCCCTTGAACCTGGAACAGAGAAAATCGATGCCAAGAGAAATGATTTAACAGTGGCCTTACTTCTTCAAGCAATCCCAGAAGAACTCGTTTTTCAAGTGGCACAGTATGAAGCCCCCAAAGAGATTTGGGACGCTTTGAAAACAAAGTATGTTGGTGTTGAAGGAGTTCGTGAGGCTAAGGTGGAACAACTCGAGAGGGAATTCGAGTCGTTAAGAATGAAGGATTCAGACACCATTGATAAGTTCTTTGCCAAGATCAGTCAATTAGTCACCAAAGCTGCTAGTCTTGGAACTCAGTATGAATATAAAAAGCTAATTCGAAAACTGTAAGTTCGGCACCACCAAGGTGTATACCCATAGTGGGTCCAATTGAATAGTTTGCAGAATTTAAAAAGATGACTTTTCAGGAGGCGGTTGAAAGACTAAAAACTTTTGAAGatagattaaaagaaaaagcaGAATATTCAACAGAAAATCAGAATAATCTCATGTTCACACAAAGTGAACAAACCTCATATCATAGGTCTTCTAGCAGCAGTAGGGGACGTGGTCGTGGTAGAGGTGGTTCATCTAATAGAGGTCGTGGACGAGGTTTAGGTCAAGCTCGAAACCAGGAAGCTAGCCAAAGTCGAGATACAAAGGGATTTGGCCAAAGCAATAATCGACCAAAACCAAAGAAAGACAAATCTGAAATTCAATGCTTGAGATGTGATAAGATGGGCCACTACGATCTGAATGTCTAGAAAGAAACAAAGTTGTAGAGGCAAATTTTGCAGAGACAGAGAATCTAGAGCCAACGTTGTTCATGATGAAATCTGAAACAGTTTTTTTGAATGAAGAAAAAGTGATCCCCACCAAGTTCAAATCCAAGGATAAGGAGGAAAACCCATGGTATTTAGATAACGGAGCTTCTAATCATATGACAGGGAACAAATCACTATTTTTAGAATTGAATGAACGTGTAACTGGTAAAGTTCGTTTTGGTGATGATTCTCGTGTAGATATTGCTGGAAAGGGTTCCATTGTATTTAAAACGAAAATTGGAGAACATGTAGTATTGATGGAAGTTTACTATATCCCGAGTGTTTACTCTAACATTATCAGTTTGGGTCAACTTACAGAGACGAGTTGCAAAATTGTTATGGAAGATGATGTGTTGCTAGTTTATGACAGAGCTAAAACTCTAATGATAAAGGTATTAAGTGCTAGTAACCGGTTGTACAAGATCAATCTACAAGTAGGGTCACCGGTGTGTTACTATCaaaacttgatgatgattcgtGGCTTTGGCATGCTCGTTTAGGGCATTTAAATTTCGATTCATTGAAAAGGTTGAGTTCAAGGAATATGGTTCGAGGAATGCCTACAATCGGACATCCTTCAA includes the following:
- the LOC122587331 gene encoding UDP-glycosyltransferase 71E1-like, giving the protein MSTSELIFIPSPGAGHLPPTLELANLLLDRDQRLSITIIIMQLDLGPNNKTETQKSTSRLRIVDIPCDESTKALINPKTFLADFIEHNKVHVRDIARGIIDSGTVRLVGIVLDMFCVSMTDVGNEFGVPSYIYFTSGASTLGLMFYFEAKRDQDAYDITELKNSESDLSIPSYFNPVPPKLLPEIMMEKDGAKMFLDLAKSFRASKGIIINTFQELESHGIEYLVSSNVNLPPVFPVGPILNLKKTNTNGKTEEIMTWLDNQPESSVVFLCFGSMGSFNEKQVKEIAVALERSGQRFLWALRRPPSKEKMELPEEYENPNEVLPKGFLERTSSVGKVIGWAPQMVVLSHPSVGGFVSHCGWNSTLESIWCGVPIAAWPLYAEQQLNAFQLVVEKGMAVEIRIDYRMSMKPGGSEMMVTAEEIESGIRKLMSDDEIRNKVKDMKNKSRLAVLEGGSSNASIGLLIDHLMNDNHSTNQF
- the LOC122592785 gene encoding uncharacterized protein LOC122592785; this translates as MTFQEAVERLKTFEDRLKEKAEYSTENQNNLMFTQSEQTSYHRSSSSSRGRGRGRGGSSNRGRGRGLGQARNQEASQSRDTKGFGQSNNRPKPKKDKSEIQCLRFFLNEEKVIPTKFKSKDKEENPWYLDNGASNHMTGNKSLFLELNERVTGKVRFGDDSRVDIAGKGSIVFKTKIGEHVVLMEVYYIPSVYSNIISLGQLTETSCKIVMEDDVLLVYDRAKTLMIKVLSASNRLYKINLQVGSPVCYYQNLMMIRGFGMLV